Within the Mustela lutreola isolate mMusLut2 chromosome 2, mMusLut2.pri, whole genome shotgun sequence genome, the region AGGGGCTGGGAAGAGACCCATTGACCAGGCCCACTGCCCCCTGCCCGGGTTAAGAGCCCAGCTTCCCGAGAAAGGCCCACACCTCCGGCCCGGGGAGGGCCTCACCTAGCAGTCCACCTTCCTGTGCTGCCCTTCCCGGCACAAGCCTGGAGCGGGGGATGGGACCAACGAGAACAGGGCTCTGAGTTCACGCACGTGGACCCTCGCCTCCCCgagacctcagtttcccccctcTGCTCCagtccctcctcttctgcctccgACAATCGAGACACTGAGAAGAGCCAGGCACAGAGCTCATGGGGTTCAACTCTTCATTGTCTGGCTGCCCCTTCCCTTATTCCCAAgccaggaaaactgaggcacaagccACACCCCGAGGCCAACCCCAAGCACACCCTCCACCCTCTTCTTTCTGCATGCCTGCTGTGCGCGGGCTCCCGGGTCGCGCGCTGGGCCGCACAGCACAGGAGACCCGGCTCCAGGACATGGGAAATGTGGTTTCAGGCACACGACTTCGGAGAAAGTAAAATTGGGGTAGGGGGAGTGAAGCTGGTTGGCGAAGGCTCCGAGGAGGCAACATTTGGGCAGAGACGAACAGGGGGAAGACACAGCCACTCCGAGGCCCCGAGGCTTCCGGGTCCCGCGAGGCTCCAGCCCCGGTGAGATTTCGCTCTGGGGTGTTGCTGAAACCACTCTGGGTGCTGGGGGGTATGCGGCCACGAAGGTCCAAGAAATGGGGCCAGGCTGAGGGGCAAGGAGAAAAAGGTGGACAGATTTCTCGGGACTCACTGGTGACGACTGGGAGTGGGCAGCCCGGCCAGAGCCCTTTCCCAGGCTTCCCTGGGGGCCCTCGGTCCCTGTGTGGAGCAGAGCGAGGCAGCCCCCCAACCCTGGGCTCCCAGGACCGCAGCAGCCCTAGCTGTTTCACTGAGGGGAGACAAGCTCAGGGGTAGGCGGTGACTCAGGTCACCTTCACCCCCAGAagacccccaccacccccacaagATCCTCACCCTCCAAGGACCACTCTTCCAGGAGGTTCCACTCCCAGGAAACCCCACCCCTCAGAGGACCCTCTCCCCcacaagccccccacccccatgacccCACAAACACACCCTCACCCGCAGGAGGCCCCACCCCAGGAGaacctgccccgcccccaccgcctccGCACTTCCGCGCGGGACGAAGGATGCTCTGGTCGCCCCCCGCCCTGCTCCGCGCTCGGGCCGTGGAGGCTGAGACCGCAGGGCTGTCGAGGCGGCCTGTCTCGGCCGTCCGCTTGGCTCGGACCGCCACCCGGTCCAGTCCCCATCTTCCAACCCTCCGGTCTCTCGGAGCGGAGTCCGCTCACACCTTCCCGCCCCGTCTGTCCTGACCCTGGCCGCGGGGTCCCCGCCaaccctggcccccagcccctgcctctctgTCGCCTCCAGGGTCGGGCGTCAGGGCGGGAAACGCCCCCGGGAAAGCCCCGGGGAGCAGCCGGAGGACGGGGCGGCGGGAAGCAGCCGGGGCACCACTATTTAAGGCGCGGCCGCGGCGAGCGGAGGACAGAACCGGGGCGAGTATGGAGCAGGGTCTCGCCCTCCTGTTTCCCGTCTTCCTGGGGCTCCTCCAGCGAGCCCagggtgagcaggggagggggctccggcgggggggggggtctcgGAGGAGGcccggccgggggcggggggctggggggggtgctggggctgggggcgggggcggggctgagAGCGCCGTCTGCCCGCAGGTGGGTCCTTGGAGATGGAGCCTCCGGATTCCGTGGTGGCCGTGTCCTTGGGCGGGTCGCAGCAGCTCACCTGCCGGCTAGCCTGCGCCGACCCCAGGAACCCCATGGTGCAGTGGCGGGGCCTGGACACCAGTCTGGGCACCGTGCGGTCGGACGCGCACAGCAGCGTCCTCTCGGTGCACAACGCCTCCCTGTCCGAGGCCGGCACCCGCGTGTGCGTGGGCTCCTGCGGGACCGACACCTTGCTGCGGACCGTGAAGCTCCTGGTGTTCGGTGAGCTTCGTCCCCTCCTGATGCCTGGGCACATTCGGGCCGCCCAGCAGCCCTGTTTTACCTCCAAAACAATACTGCCTTTTCCTGGGAGTCTTCCCAGATtgcccccccgcccgccccaaAGACTGCATCAGCTCCAGCTGAGTCCTCCTGcaacccaccccctcctctcccgtcaaccctcctccccctacctgacccccactctctctgcgtTTGACCTGTCCTCCATACTTGACATTCTAGATACACACGCTGTGGCCACTGGGTCTTCTGGGAACCCAGGCACTAGCAGTCCCCACTCACCTCTTGGCCAcaccccaagccccctcccctcctcagggCCCAGGACTGACCCTGTGGGCTcgcccccccccacaccctctgTCCACAGCATTTCCAGACCAGCTGACTGTCTCCCCAGTAACCCTGGTGGCCAGGCGGGACCAGGAGGTGGCCTGCACCGCCCATAACGTCACACCTGCCAACCCTGAGGCCCTCTCCCTATCCCTGCTCCTGGGGGACCAGGAACTGGAGGGGGTGCAGGCCCTGGACTGGGATGTGGAGGAGGAGCCCCAGCAGGGCGAGGACCAGCTGCTCCGAGTAACACAGCGCTGGCTGCTGCCCCCGCTGgagacccccaccccactcaccctCCACTGCCGGGCAACCATGAACCTGCCTGGCCTGAGGCTGAGCCACCAGCGGGCCATTCCAGGTGAGTCTCTGGGGTTCTGGCCAGCCTGCACACAGTGCCGCAGGAAGTAGGTGAattccccccacccagctcctgtGAGCCCTCATGAGTGGTGCCCAGGAGCTCTTCTGGAATCCTGGCTCCGCACCCCCCCACCGTGTCCCCATCTAGACAGGTCACAATATCTACAGTAGGGGGGAGCCCCAAATGCCTCCAGTATGATATTCCTCATGAGTTTATTCAGCTGTTCAACAGGTTAACTGAGCACCTTCCCTGTGTCAGACCCCCTGAGGTCCTGTCCTGCTCTGCTCACAGTCCTCCAGAGCTCCTCCCTCTGGGTAAAAACGCAAATCCTCCTATGTCCACAGGGCCCTGAACCACCTGCCCtcaccatctccctctccccaccctcactctgctccagccacatgaGCCTCCCAGCTGCTCCTCCAAGAGGTTAGGCTTggtcctgccccaggacctttgcatatgTTCCACCCTCCACTgggaatctcttcccccagctctgTCCATTGCTCCCTCACTCGCCTTCCCGGTGAGGCTTCTTCCGACCTGTCTAAATGGTCAACCTGTCCTTACTGCCTCTTACACATGGATGtggacacacacatatgcacacacggGAGCCCTTTCTCCTCCTGTATGTTTTTTTACACCTTTTTAACAATATCTGGCATCCTGcattttctgctcattttctccATTGTCTGTAACCCCTACTGTTGGcttcactgaaaaagaaatatgtCTGGTTCATGGCTATGTCCGCAGTGACTACAGTGCCTAGCGCTCAGTAGGTGCTCAACACGTGTTCTGGTTGGATGGATGAGACCACAGTGCCTAGCGCTCAGTAGGTGCTCAACACGTGTTCTGGTTGGATGGATGAGaccacagtgcccagcacatagcaGGTGCACAACAACCACttgctgaatgagtgaacaaGTGAAAACATTTAACTTGGGGCTGAGGACCCAGTAGGTGCTTGGTTCAAGTCAGACATTATTAATTTAACAAACATCTAAAGTAAGACAAGTGTTGTTCACATCATGAAGCCACCGGCATCCTCTCACTAAAAAAGCACAAATTCCTTCTCTCCATGAAACTCGTTACTGTCCTTGGGGCCGTCAGGTGTGGGGATGGAGCAAGAGAGCTCCCAGTGGACaggaagtgggggcagggagagcgcGGTGGGAGCGCACAGAGAGGCCTCTGGATTTGAAAGACGCTTCATGGTAGGGTGTACAAATCCCTCGGATCCTCAGTCTCCCGGGCTGTACCACCAAGGACGGAGCACGCCTTCCGTTTGCCAGGGagcacttcccctcccccacctcccagtccTGTAGTTTGTAAAGCCCAGTACTGCCTCACCCTGCACTCGGATCAGTCTCCGTGGCCGCTCCCAGGATGGGTGGTTCACACCCCCTCCGCGTTGAGGAAACTGCAACGCAGACGTTCGGAAACTCActcagagtggggaggggacCAAGGCAGACCCTGCCCCCGCTCCTCCCCACTGGGATACCCTTCCATTTGTCCAAGAGGCCCTGGGTGGGGCTTCAGCCCTTCTGGTCCAACTCTGTGGTCTAAATGGAGAGACGAACAGAAGAGGAGCCTGGGGCAGGAGAAAACCCAACACCCTGTTTTCCAGTCCTGCACAGCCTGACCTCCCCGGAGCCCCCTGTCGAGACCTCTCCCGAGGCCACCCCAGAGCTGAGCTCCACTAGCAGCTCCAGGAGTCCTGGACCCCCACCCAGGAACAGCAGCTCCGGGAGTC harbors:
- the MADCAM1 gene encoding mucosal addressin cell adhesion molecule 1 isoform X1, encoding MEQGLALLFPVFLGLLQRAQGGSLEMEPPDSVVAVSLGGSQQLTCRLACADPRNPMVQWRGLDTSLGTVRSDAHSSVLSVHNASLSEAGTRVCVGSCGTDTLLRTVKLLVFAFPDQLTVSPVTLVARRDQEVACTAHNVTPANPEALSLSLLLGDQELEGVQALDWDVEEEPQQGEDQLLRVTQRWLLPPLETPTPLTLHCRATMNLPGLRLSHQRAIPVLHSLTSPEPPVETSPEATPELSSTSSSRSPGPPPRNSSSGSPGPPPGNSSNRPCRPEIHQSPAAGGLELLCQALCDPGVAVGWTQAPGGLEAYQRREAGAQAWLSVPWAGCCSEGWFQCRLDPGGQMASLYLVPEICCQTTPPALWTGSLVLGLLFLGFLAHRLRKRCRPAQ
- the MADCAM1 gene encoding mucosal addressin cell adhesion molecule 1 isoform X2, with translation MEQGLALLFPVFLGLLQRAQGGSLEMEPPDSVVAVSLGGSQQLTCRLACADPRNPMVQWRGLDTSLGTVRSDAHSSVLSVHNASLSEAGTRVCVGSCGTDTLLRTVKLLVFVTLVARRDQEVACTAHNVTPANPEALSLSLLLGDQELEGVQALDWDVEEEPQQGEDQLLRVTQRWLLPPLETPTPLTLHCRATMNLPGLRLSHQRAIPVLHSLTSPEPPVETSPEATPELSSTSSSRSPGPPPRNSSSGSPGPPPGNSSNRPCRPEIHQSPAAGGLELLCQALCDPGVAVGWTQAPGGLEAYQRREAGAQAWLSVPWAGCCSEGWFQCRLDPGGQMASLYLVPEICCQTTPPALWTGSLVLGLLFLGFLAHRLRKRCRPAQ